A single Methanosarcinales archaeon DNA region contains:
- a CDS encoding 30S ribosomal protein S13, translated as MVKKEDKSDQEEIKHIVRIANTDLEGKKSVQYSLTGIKGINRRTARIISDIANVDHTATIGYLDDEKIDSLKETIDKIESILPVWMLNRRKDLLSGEDKHITSTDVLLIKREDLNTMKKTRSYIGIRHERGHKVRGQRTKSSGRKGLTVGVKRKSS; from the coding sequence ATGGTTAAGAAAGAAGACAAATCTGATCAAGAAGAGATCAAACATATAGTGCGTATCGCCAATACTGATCTTGAAGGTAAGAAATCAGTGCAGTATTCCCTTACAGGGATAAAAGGTATAAATCGGCGAACTGCGCGTATTATTTCTGATATTGCAAACGTGGACCACACTGCAACCATAGGGTATCTGGATGATGAAAAGATTGATTCATTGAAAGAGACAATTGATAAAATTGAATCTATCCTACCGGTATGGATGTTGAACAGGCGTAAAGACCTTCTAAGTGGAGAGGATAAACACATTACATCAACAGATGTTCTACTCATTAAGCGGGAAGACCTTAATACCATGAAAAAGACCCGTTCATATATAGGTATCAGGCATGAGCGAGGGCATAAAGTAAGGGGTCAGAGAACCAAATCCTCGGGTAGGAAGGGACTTACTGTGGGTGTAAAGAGGAAATCCAGTTAG
- a CDS encoding 30S ribosomal protein S4 — translation MGYPGKNTKSYETPKHPWQAARMAEEVGHIKTYGLRNKREVWRAQSMLRKYRRSAMELLAETTEGELTGHTKQKADDILNKLKRYGILTAESGLDDILALDAKNFLDRRLQTQVYRQGFANSLRQSRQFITHGHISIDGKKITVPSYTVSKDDEMKIGYYASSSLVNEVHPSRPAQIMKQEIAQIAGAREEQRGRGKRRGRR, via the coding sequence ATGGGATATCCAGGTAAGAATACAAAGTCATATGAAACTCCTAAACATCCATGGCAGGCCGCCAGAATGGCTGAAGAAGTGGGACATATCAAGACCTACGGGCTAAGAAACAAGCGTGAAGTTTGGAGAGCCCAGAGTATGCTTCGAAAATACCGCCGCTCAGCCATGGAATTATTGGCAGAGACCACAGAAGGTGAATTGACAGGGCACACCAAACAGAAAGCTGATGACATTTTGAACAAGCTTAAGCGATATGGTATACTAACTGCAGAAAGTGGTTTGGATGATATTCTGGCATTAGATGCCAAGAATTTCCTGGACAGAAGGCTTCAGACCCAGGTATACAGACAGGGGTTCGCAAACAGCCTGAGGCAGTCAAGACAATTCATCACACATGGTCATATTTCCATTGATGGTAAGAAGATCACCGTGCCCAGCTACACAGTCTCAAAGGATGACGAAATGAAGATCGGATATTACGCAAGTTCTTCACTTGTAAACGAAGTTCATCCATCCCGTCCGGCCCAGATAATGAAACAAGAAATA